The uncultured Carboxylicivirga sp. genomic interval ATCGATGTAGTGAATCGATGGGTTGTTTAAATCAAAAATAGCCGTTTGTAATGGCGAATTCGACCATATTACCTGTTCGCTACGATCTGCTGTATTGATTTCGCTAAATACTTTACCATCGCCCAAATATACCATGTGTGCTGTGTTAAATCCGCCGGTTACTTCTTCAATATCAAAAAAGAAATCTGCGTCGAATTCGGTTTCACCACTATTAATTTTTAAGATACCCGATGGTTTAGTGAATTGGCTAAATCCGTTGGCAGGGTTGCTGCTCGATGCCGCGTAAACATTTCCATTTTCGTCTTTGATTAAACCCGAGTTGGTATCAAAACCACCAATAGGGCCCACACGCGAATCTTCTATCACCTTAACAAAGGTCAACTCAGGGTAGTTGAAAACAGCCACTTGAGCTTTATCGGTTTGAGTGGTAGCAAATGTGTTAGGATCACTGATGTAATAGCTAACAAATACATAATTGCCACTAACCACCATACCCGAGTACGAAGGACCTGTTAGCTCAGTTAAATCCGAAACAGGAGTGTCTATGCTTGAACTAATTTCGAGTGTTGATGCATTAATCAGGTGTAAACGAACAATGTCTGATGATGATGACATTTCGATGGCCACCACATTGTTGTTATCTCCTTTAACCACTTCCTGAATGCTGTTGGTAAATGTTGCCAGACTGGCTGTTTCGTTCAACTGACCATTGGCACCTTTTTCAATAACATAAAGGCCGGTTGCGCCCATACCTCCCGCACAAAAAAGCTTATTATCGATTTGGCTGTACGAGAAATAACCCATTTGTAACATGTCGTCTCCAATAAACGAAAGAGAACCATTCATTAAATCGTTAAACCCAACAGTGTAATACGAGTTGTTGTAGTTTTCGCCGTTAATACCTCCGGTAATGATAAAATCACCAACCGAGCTATTATCGTCGTCGTCGCTACAGGCACCAAAGGCCGTTATTAGCAAAAAGGCTGCTGTAAACTGAGCCAATGTTCTTTTCAGGTTGAATTGCTTCATTTTATTCTATTTTAATTATATATATTCTTAAATCAGAGGGTGTATCTAAGCTTAATTGCAAATGATCGCCCGGGTTTTTGCAGATAGTATTTATCGTACAATCGGGCATTGGTCAGGTTTCGGCATTCGGCCGAAATATTGTATTTGCCGTTATCAAAGGCATACGATATCATCAGGTCGTGCGAGGTTTGTTGAGGTATTATGTATTTCGGATGGGTTGACCACGACAAGTAGTAATTCTCAACATAGTTAAAAAAGTAGTTGATGTTAAAGTCATCACCTTTACTTACTACATTCTTCAGGTTGAAGCCTGCATTGGCACTACCAAATAAATAAGGTATGTTGGGCACCCGGTACTTGTAATGGAAATTCTTTTTCCAGCCTCCGCCGGCGTACGAATTGTCGTATATGTATTCTGCCTGGTCGGTAATATCCTGAAAAGTAACATTGGCTCCCATATGAAAGAAATCTTTGTATTGATACTGTATGTTACTTTCAATGCCCAAGGTACGTGTCTGGTTCAGGTTGTCGTAATAAGTTACCGGGCTGGCCAGCTGAACCACCGAATAAATCAAGTCTTTTGCTTCGCGATAAACAAACGTTGCTCCAGTATTAAAGGAATGATCTTGTCCTGCTTTAAATCGATAGTCGGCACCAAGGTTGAGGTTATCGCTTTGTTCGGGACCAATATCGGGGTTGGGGTCAATAAACAAACCGTCACCAAATATTTCCATAGGCGTTGGCATGCGGTATGTATGCTCGTATGATAATTTAAGTTGTAGTTTGGGCAGTATAAAATAGGCTGATGCCATACCAAAGCCAACATTGGTTTTGTTGCTTTCTACTGCTTCGGTGCGTTGGGTATCCAAACCAAAATCGAGTAGTTTCGATGTTTTGGCATTCAAATGAAATAGCTTGGCAAAAGCCGTAGTACTCCATTTTTCGTTGGCATCAAGCTTATAGGCCACACCTACCACTTGCTTGTTCAGCGATTGATCAAACTGGTTGGGTAGATAGTCAGGATTTTCTTCATCAAATGCTTCCCGATCAAAATAGGTATACGCATAATTAAGTGCTACCGAATGTAAGGGGTTAATAGCATAACTGGTATTAAACTGACTCAGAAATTCTTTATCGTCAAGTGTGGTAAAGGTGCGTGAGTTTTCACCATTATTACTTCCTTCTGTTTTAAAAGCCTCGCCCAACCAGTTGTAGCGTATTCCTCGTAAGGTATCAATCACCTCCGATTGTTTAATGTTAAAAGCACTGTACAGGCTTACATCTAATCCTTGCGTAAATAAATTTTGCTTGCTATACCTAAATGTTGGGATAAGCGAATAACTGTTTTGCATTATTCCACCATAAACTGTGGCCATAGTTGCACCATGTTGTACTTGTTTATCGTTGGCCGAAGCCATCAGACCCACTAGCAGGTTATCGGCATATGTTTTATCAACCACGCCCGCCTCAAGTTTAATGGTACCTGATCGATAGCGATCGTGAAAGCGCTCGACTTCGGCTGTGTCAACAATGGTGTTATTCTCGTTGGTAATGGGTACCCAAACTTTATAGTTGTTATCGGAGTAGTTGATAAAAGCATTTCCTCTAAGGGTAAAGCCATTGTTGGTGTGGGCAAAATTCACTGATGCTTTATGTGTATTGAACGAACCAGATGAGTAAGAGAGATCCAGGAAATTCTGTTTTTTATTGGTGATGATATTAACCGCACC includes:
- a CDS encoding DUF4374 domain-containing protein — encoded protein: MKQFNLKRTLAQFTAAFLLITAFGACSDDDDNSSVGDFIITGGINGENYNNSYYTVGFNDLMNGSLSFIGDDMLQMGYFSYSQIDNKLFCAGGMGATGLYVIEKGANGQLNETASLATFTNSIQEVVKGDNNNVVAIEMSSSSDIVRLHLINASTLEISSSIDTPVSDLTELTGPSYSGMVVSGNYVFVSYYISDPNTFATTQTDKAQVAVFNYPELTFVKVIEDSRVGPIGGFDTNSGLIKDENGNVYAASSSNPANGFSQFTKPSGILKINSGETEFDADFFFDIEEVTGGFNTAHMVYLGDGKVFSEINTADRSEQVIWSNSPLQTAIFDLNNPSIHYIDGITEHTGIGRKLETVSIVDGNYIYTPIPEDNSIYIYRINTTDYTAVRGAEIEANFIGGMYKL
- a CDS encoding TonB-dependent receptor — its product is MGKRNLLRKIFVGILFLGITQYSSSQSTTSLRGTVKSSDGVSLPGVNIILQNTNFGTVTNFDGYYEIKGIREGSYTLQASYLGYESYSSEIEVNHSKSMHFSFTLTEKSYQINDIEVSGKSVVSQINEQAYSVTSVSTKDLFNSTANVKEVLNKVPGVRITEEGGMGSNVNFTINGFSGDQVKFFMDGLPMDNFGSSLSFADIPVNMIERIDVYKGVVPVWLGTDALGGAVNIITNKKQNFLDLSYSSGSFNTHKASVNFAHTNNGFTLRGNAFINYSDNNYKVWVPITNENNTIVDTAEVERFHDRYRSGTIKLEAGVVDKTYADNLLVGLMASANDKQVQHGATMATVYGGIMQNSYSLIPTFRYSKQNLFTQGLDVSLYSAFNIKQSEVIDTLRGIRYNWLGEAFKTEGSNNGENSRTFTTLDDKEFLSQFNTSYAINPLHSVALNYAYTYFDREAFDEENPDYLPNQFDQSLNKQVVGVAYKLDANEKWSTTAFAKLFHLNAKTSKLLDFGLDTQRTEAVESNKTNVGFGMASAYFILPKLQLKLSYEHTYRMPTPMEIFGDGLFIDPNPDIGPEQSDNLNLGADYRFKAGQDHSFNTGATFVYREAKDLIYSVVQLASPVTYYDNLNQTRTLGIESNIQYQYKDFFHMGANVTFQDITDQAEYIYDNSYAGGGWKKNFHYKYRVPNIPYLFGSANAGFNLKNVVSKGDDFNINYFFNYVENYYLSWSTHPKYIIPQQTSHDLMISYAFDNGKYNISAECRNLTNARLYDKYYLQKPGRSFAIKLRYTL